One region of Mangifera indica cultivar Alphonso chromosome 3, CATAS_Mindica_2.1, whole genome shotgun sequence genomic DNA includes:
- the LOC123212502 gene encoding NAC domain-containing protein 89-like isoform X2, which yields MVFRPTDEEIIRLLEQKRLDPDFSVHTISEINIYDFEPSELPGLSRIQSDEKWCSFFSQPDYINADTNRVSRATKTGYWKLTGKGCKIKAKHSKAVIGSKRILVFYERPGGSVEIRTDWVMHQFSIGENPLYKKDFVVCRIKRKRDKKRRVSTNVEGQQNKKPCISTRNEGEPSHRIAFDNGNPVEDNTRNCVAEGTSPESQCPPSIFSASSHRHHVTESNLQVDPQHLAKSNALNECNGLDCRSFSALQLPINLEQRPSYSSVSGNDHDASNSLFSGTREANYVNPHQCIQNEYPCEDVGDSSLPLDFTSTESLAGICSGVTSEFNSESETLIEWVNGLFA from the exons ATGGT ATTCCGTCCCACTGATGAAGAAATCATCCGTCTTTTGGAACAAAAGAGGCTTGACCCTGATTTCTCTGTCCATACTATTTCTGAGATTAATATCTACGATTTCGAACCTTCCGAGTTACCTG GGCTATCACGAATTCAGTCCGATGAAAAATGGTGCAGCTTTTTCAGTCAACCTGATTATATAAATGCTGATACCAATCGCGTTAGCAGAGCAACTAAGACAGGTTACTGGAAGCTAACCGGGAAAGGTTGTAAAATCAAGGCTAAACACAGCAAGGCGGTCATTGGTAGCAAAAGAATTTTGGTTTTCTATGAACGGCCCGGTGGTTCGGTGGAGATAAGGACTGACTGGGTTATGCATCAGTTTTCCATAGGAGAAAATCCTCTTTATAAG AAGGATTTTGTTGTGTGTcgcataaaaagaaaaagagataagaaGCGTCGTGTTTCAACCAATGTTGAAGGTCAACAAAATAAGAAGCCCTGCATATCAACCAGGAATGAGGGTGAACCAAGTCATAGGATTGCTTTTGATAATGGCAATCCTGTTGAAGATAATACTAGAAATTGTGTTGCAGAAGGGACATCACCAGAATCGCAATGTCCACCAAGTATTTTTTCAGCTTCTAGTCATAGACATCATGTTACAGAGAGTAATTTGCAAGTGGATCCCCAGCATCTTGCAAAATCAAATGCGCTGAATGAGTGTAATGGGTTGGATTGCAGATCTTTCTCAGCACTGCAGTTACCAATAAACTTGGAACAGAGACCCTCATACTCTAGTGTGTCTGGTAATGACCATGATGCATCAAATTCTCTGTTCAGCGGTACGAGGGAAGCTAACTATGTGAATCCACATCAATGTATCCAGAATGAATACCCTTGTGAAGATGTGGGAGATAGTAGTCTTCCTCTTGACTTCACCTCGACAGAATCATTAGCTGGAATTTGCAGTGGGGTGACCAGTGAATTTAACTCTGAATCAGAAACCTTAATTGAATGGGTAAATGGTTTATTTGCATAA
- the LOC123212502 gene encoding NAC domain-containing protein 89-like isoform X1, translating into MDFVAFFRFRPTDEEIIRLLEQKRLDPDFSVHTISEINIYDFEPSELPGLSRIQSDEKWCSFFSQPDYINADTNRVSRATKTGYWKLTGKGCKIKAKHSKAVIGSKRILVFYERPGGSVEIRTDWVMHQFSIGENPLYKKDFVVCRIKRKRDKKRRVSTNVEGQQNKKPCISTRNEGEPSHRIAFDNGNPVEDNTRNCVAEGTSPESQCPPSIFSASSHRHHVTESNLQVDPQHLAKSNALNECNGLDCRSFSALQLPINLEQRPSYSSVSGNDHDASNSLFSGTREANYVNPHQCIQNEYPCEDVGDSSLPLDFTSTESLAGICSGVTSEFNSESETLIEWVNGLFA; encoded by the exons ATGGATTTCGTTGCTTTTTTCAGATTCCGTCCCACTGATGAAGAAATCATCCGTCTTTTGGAACAAAAGAGGCTTGACCCTGATTTCTCTGTCCATACTATTTCTGAGATTAATATCTACGATTTCGAACCTTCCGAGTTACCTG GGCTATCACGAATTCAGTCCGATGAAAAATGGTGCAGCTTTTTCAGTCAACCTGATTATATAAATGCTGATACCAATCGCGTTAGCAGAGCAACTAAGACAGGTTACTGGAAGCTAACCGGGAAAGGTTGTAAAATCAAGGCTAAACACAGCAAGGCGGTCATTGGTAGCAAAAGAATTTTGGTTTTCTATGAACGGCCCGGTGGTTCGGTGGAGATAAGGACTGACTGGGTTATGCATCAGTTTTCCATAGGAGAAAATCCTCTTTATAAG AAGGATTTTGTTGTGTGTcgcataaaaagaaaaagagataagaaGCGTCGTGTTTCAACCAATGTTGAAGGTCAACAAAATAAGAAGCCCTGCATATCAACCAGGAATGAGGGTGAACCAAGTCATAGGATTGCTTTTGATAATGGCAATCCTGTTGAAGATAATACTAGAAATTGTGTTGCAGAAGGGACATCACCAGAATCGCAATGTCCACCAAGTATTTTTTCAGCTTCTAGTCATAGACATCATGTTACAGAGAGTAATTTGCAAGTGGATCCCCAGCATCTTGCAAAATCAAATGCGCTGAATGAGTGTAATGGGTTGGATTGCAGATCTTTCTCAGCACTGCAGTTACCAATAAACTTGGAACAGAGACCCTCATACTCTAGTGTGTCTGGTAATGACCATGATGCATCAAATTCTCTGTTCAGCGGTACGAGGGAAGCTAACTATGTGAATCCACATCAATGTATCCAGAATGAATACCCTTGTGAAGATGTGGGAGATAGTAGTCTTCCTCTTGACTTCACCTCGACAGAATCATTAGCTGGAATTTGCAGTGGGGTGACCAGTGAATTTAACTCTGAATCAGAAACCTTAATTGAATGGGTAAATGGTTTATTTGCATAA
- the LOC123212537 gene encoding NAC domain-containing protein 86-like, which produces MDDLVGFRFHPTDEEIIFLLGEKRRDPSITIHAIFETNIYDFEPPELSRLSPIQSDKKWCSFFTAPNYINPDRKRVCRATKTGYWKVTGEGYPIKDKHSKREIGFKRVLVFYERPGGSKEIKTNWVMHQFSATDSPLYKKDFVVCRVKKQGNKKRRSSSNVEGQQQKKLRASTNSQVQPSYNMTLDNGNLVAKNTSLKSHLPPINYLVSFRNHHHYAENLSPELQLPITENTPPGLPLSIIENSSPELQSPDVGNTFPELQLPVLGNTHPEMQLPVAENTHPELQLPVVENAHPKLQLPIINYTFPELQLPVVGNAVPQFQLPTAENTSLESQQLPSECLVYNIGHDAAENTLQVDPPQLATFNELKGCEGLVQSSFSAVHSPVSPFSIAWEEDNPSDVQGGYTSEERGESTLHFKSSKSIPGFCGGNRNETDTEFIEWVHNMFEYDNITSVNYNAILNY; this is translated from the exons ATGGACGATCTTGTTGGTTTCAGATTCCATCCAACTGATGAAGAAATCATCTTTCTTCTTGGGGAGAAGAGGCGTGACCCTAGTATAACTATCCATGCTATTTTTGAGACTAATATCTACGATTTCGAACCTCCTGAATTATCTA GACTTTCTCCAATTCAGTCCGATAAAAAATGGTGCAGCTTTTTCACTGCACCTAATTATATAAACCCTGATCGCAAACGTGTGTGCAGAGCAACTAAGACAGGATATTGGAAAGTAACTGGTGAAGGTTATCCCATCAAGGACAAACACAGCAAAAGGGAAATTGGTTTCAAAAGAGTACTGGTTTTCTATGAACGCCCTGGTGGTTCTAAGGAGATTAAGACTAACTGGGTTATGCATCAGTTCTCTGCCACAGACAGTCCTCTTTATAAG AAGGATTTTGTTGTGTGTCGTGTAAAAAAGCAAGGGAATAAGAAGCGTCGTTCTTCAAGCAATGTTGAAGGTCAACAACAAAAGAAGCTACGAGCATCAACCAACAGTCAAGTTCAACCAAGTTACAATATGACTTTAGATAATGGTAATCTTGTTGCAAAAAATACCTCTTTGAAGTCTCATTTACCACCAATTAATTATTTGGTTTCTTTTagaaatcatcatcattatgCAGAAAATTTATCTCCAGAATTGCAGTTACCTATAACAGAAAATACACCTCCAGGATTACCATTATCTATCATAGAGAATAGTTCTCCAGAATTGCAGTCACCCGATGTTGGAAATACTTTTCCAGAGTTACAATTACCTGTCTTAGGAAACACTCATCCAGAAATGCAGTTACCTGTTGCAGAAAATACTCATCCAGAATTGCAATTACCTGTCGTAGAAAATGCTCATCCAAAGTTACAGTTACCTatcataaattatacttttccAGAATTGCAGTTACCTGTTGTAGGAAATGCAGTTCCACAATTTCAGTTACCTACTGCAGAAAATACATCTCTGGAGTCGCAACAACTACCAAGTGAATGTTTAGTCTACAATATTGGACACGATGCTGCAGAAAATACATTGCAAGTGGATCCTCCACAGCTAGCAACATTTAATGAACTAAAAGGATGTGAGGGGCTTGTTCAGTCCTCTTTCTCAGCAGTTCATTCACCGGTTTCTCCATTTAGTATTGCATGGGAAGAAGATAACCCATCGGATGTCCAAGGTGGATACACTAGTGAAGAACGTGGAGAAAGCACTCTTCACtttaaatcatcaaaatcaatccCAGGATTTTGTGGTGGAAATAGAAATGAAACAGATACTGAGTTTATTGAATGGGTTCATAATATGTTTGAGTATGATAATATCACAAGTGTAAACTACAATGCAATTTTGAATTATTGA